A region of the Caldilineales bacterium genome:
TTCAGGAGTCACATCGAGCAACGAGCGATCGGCTAAACGAACCAGGTTGTGCCAGCGAGGTAGCTCTTCATCAAATTGCTTGATGAAGTAGGCTTTGATCAGCTTCTCGGTAACAAGATGGCCGACGAAGAGCGCCCAGGCATAGTCACCGCTCTCGAAAAGGTGCTGCATCGTCACAAAGTCACGGTCGGCGGACGCAACCCAGTGCGCTACTTTTGCTGCGCGATCCGTCGCCAAATCCTCAGGCATGAGGGCGAACGGTCTCGACGGCAGCTGCCAGGGCGTCGGCCAGCCGGCTGGGGTCTCTGCCGCCGGCCTGGGCCATGTCCGGCCGGCCGCCGCCGCTGCCGCCGATGACGGGGCCGATGGCTTTGACGATGGCGTTAGCATTGACGCCGCTGGCGACGACGTCGGGCGTGGCTGCGGCCAGGACGGCCGGGCGGCCATCGAAGACGGCGCCCAACACGACGACCCCGGAACCGAGC
Encoded here:
- a CDS encoding HEPN domain-containing protein gives rise to the protein MPEDLATDRAAKVAHWVASADRDFVTMQHLFESGDYAWALFVGHLVTEKLIKAYFIKQFDEELPRWHNLVRLADRSLLDVTPETRMFLAQVTTFNLRGHYEDYRHDFYRTATKTFAAK